The genome window TTGTTGGGGTGGGGGTCATTTAGCTTACAGCTTTGTTAACCCATGTAATTTGGATCTGTAATATGGATTGAACTTTGTATGTCTTACAGGTGATTGAGCATGTCGCCAATCCTTTGGAGTTCTGTGAATCCCTCTCGGCTTTGACAATTCCTAATGGTGCCACTGTGATTTCCACAATCAACCGATCAATGCGAGCATATGCCACTGCAATAGTTGCTGCTGAGTATATCCTCAGATGGGTTAGTATCTAGCTTTCTTTCATGTTTTGGAATCATTTTCTGGGATCAATAAATTTTGTTGGGTAGCCCATTGTATTGGAGAAATACGCTTGCTTAGTGACGTTTTGACTCGAGTGGAACTTGTAGTCTGGACTCTGACAGCTAATGCTTCTTATGAACTTGAGCTATAACAAATCAGTATTTCAAATCTATTAAATATTCAGTTATGTTGTAAAGGACATGGTAGTTCTATACTTCTATTCTTCCTAGCATATGATGTCACGGACTGCACATCTAGAGTGCCCCCCTTGTTCTGTGCAGCTACATGTTTCTGTAGGTTCGGTTGTCATAATCTGTCTTTAGATCCATAAACCAGTGGTTTACGCCCCTCAAAGTTGGTCTGGTTTGAAGACTTTGTTTCAAATTTGAAACTCTTTATTATGATCTAACGAAGAGAACCTGTGAGCTAATCCATCATCATTCTATCAAGGCCATGTCAGTTCAGGCTTCTGGCTTTCTGATATTTTGTTGCCCAGGTTAGAATCCAGTAATGGCCCTAGACGGTTAAGAGCTCCCACTTCTCCAGAGAAACATCCATGCTATGATGTTCTACAGTTATACTGGCATAGCTTTTCTTGAGGTGGACTACTAATGCAGCTTAAGATTGATATCTCATTCTGAGCTTTTGTACCTGTGTAGCTTCCTAGAGGCACACATGAGTGGTCCAAACTGGTTACCCCGGAGGAGCTTGTCCTAATGCTGCAAAAGGCTTCCGTCTCCGTAAGTTTTCAGCCACTGTATCACACTGAGTTTGACTATAAGTTGTGTTGCTGATATCTTGACATCTATCCTCAGGTCGAAGAGATGGCAGGGTTCGTTTACAATCCGTTGAGCGGAGAATGGTCCCTGTCAGATGATATCAGTGTGAACTACATTGCTTTTGGCGTCAAGAAGGGCGAGGCATCATCGACAAATGACAGAGAAGCAAATTTATCATAGCTGAAGAAAAACACGTGACCTTGAATTGTCGGGCATCATTTTCAGAGGACCAATTCATGTCACTGAAATCTTACTGCTAAGGATGCAACCAAGTAGCAGAAGATAATTCTCTTGCTCTTTTTAGTCTTGGAAACTGGAGCTTGTGGAGTGATGCTTCCTGGAAGCGCCATTGAGAAGTCAAGTTGACAACACGTGACTGCTAACAAGTAGAGCTATCTGCCTTTTTTGGGTAATGTTTCAGGCAGTTTTTCTCAATTTTGTGGCAATCACTGATCTAAATAAAAATACTACTACACTGCTGTACGTGAAAACTGAACAGATTTGCTGTCTGGAAATGTAACTATTTTTAACAGttaaggggtgtttgaatgcactaagcTAATAGGTATTAAGCTAATAGGTAGTTGTCTAAAAAATTGCTAGggtaattagctagctaacaaatagctactAATTATTATATAATTTGCTAAAAGTAGCTGATAGCCGAATTATTAGCTAGTCTATTAAATGTCTTTAGCTAATTTTAACCGCTAATTATTAGTTTATTACATTTAAACACCATCTAAATGCATGTGCAGCTCTTTAGCTGGTCAAAGACCGTTACTTAAATCCACGAACTTTGAAATGCACTTGCGTGCCACTTACATGTCGGCGTACCGGTGCGTACCGTCGCCAGATGATGAGCTAGCGCCTGCGATTCCGTTATATTATTATAGGTTGTTGATCGGTGGTCGCGTGGTCTCTTTGGAAGGAACGGATTAACGGAATAGGAAAAGCAATCCCACGCCAAAACCGCGTCGGTGCTTCTAGTTGTAGTGCTCTACTGCTCTTATTACACTACAACACGTACGCAGGCACCCGGCCAGTCCACGCGTCCTCAGCTCGGCTGCCTAGACGACGGACGGACACGTAGCTGCGACGTGTCGAAAACTGCCAGATCCAACACGTTGCACGCATGTATCGTCTATAAATAAACGGATCCGGCCTCGTCCATTTCATCCATCGCATCTCGTGCAGTGACACAAGTGAGCTCAGTAAAGCCAGCCAAAGTTCAGAAGAAGCGAGCGAGCAGGAGGAGGACAGTAAGTATGGCGCACTACCAGCAGGGGAGGCGGCAGCAAGTGGACGAGTACGGCAACCCGGTCCCTGGGGGCCACGGTGTCCAGGGCCAGCAGCTGGGTGAATCCGCCGGCGGGTACGGCGTCGCAGGCACCGGCAGCTACGGCGGCCAGCAGCAGGCCGGGTATGGACCCACGGGCACCGGCACGCATGACGCCGGGGGCTACGGCGGCTCGGGCCATCCGGGTTACGGGGTTACCGGAACGGGCGTCCACGACGCCGGTGGCCCAGGTGCGTATGGAGCAGCCACGGGCACGAGAGCCCACGGCACTCATGGCGGCGTGACCGGGATCCAGGACGGCGCCGCTGGCCTCACCGGTGGTGGTCTGCATGGCGCAACAGGCATGGGTACGACTGCCGGTACTGGCGCGCACGGTGCCACCGGAATGCTTGACACGGGGGTCTTAGGCGGCGGAGGGCACGCGGCCACCGGCATGCCCGCCGGCCACGGCACGCGTCCCGGCGCCACAGGCATATCTGGAACCGGCGGCGCGTTCCCCCATGCAGCTGAGCACAAGACGGGCGACGACATCCTtcgccgctccggcagcagctccAGCTCCAGCAGCTCGGTGCGTTTCGTTGCTCCATCGCAATATTCTCGTCCGCCTATATCCACTCCCACACCATGCATGTGCATGCAGTACCTGGTTGTTGCATGTTCTCTCCATGCAGTCATCTGAAGACGACGGCATGGGTGGGCGCCGAAAGAAGGgcctgaaggagaagatcaaggagaAAATGCCAGAAGGCCACAGGGAAGGCCAGGCGACGGCCACCGGCGCGTACGGCGGGACAGGGTACGTGGCTGGGCTGACGACCGGAGGCCCCCACGAGAAGAAGGGTGTGGTGGAGAAGATCAAGGAGAAGATCCCAGGCGGCCACAAGGACTACGACCAGCATCAGCACACCACCGCGGCAACCGGTGGCGGCGGTGGCTATGGCGGAACCACCGACACGACGTATGGGACGACGACTGAGGGTACGCACGAGAAGAAGGGCTTCATGGAGAAGATCAAGGAGAAACTCCTAGGTCAGCACTAAGCAACTGCCTCTCCCGGCTGACGACTGCCGATAACTACATGTATACAGAATAAACAAAGCAATGAAGAATAAGCGGCAGCTACGAACGTATGTGTTGTGTGTTTGCATTGTAACCACCTCAGTTCATGATCCTGTGTGTGTGTGTTAATGTGACGAAGTAGAAGGAATGAGATGTAAGTTACACTTTTATTATGCTTCCGAGTCAAATCTTATTATCATGGATATGCAGAGGTTCTACATTTTTAGGGTGCCCTAAGATCTTCCGGTCTATAGCAGGTCTATAGCAGCAACAAAGATGAAATACATGGGTTCGACGGAAACAGGGAAAAGAATATAAATCATCCCTGCAAATTCGTGTGTAAACGACCTGAGCAATAGAGCTAATATATCTCCCGCTCACGTGTAATTGGCATATCTCCCGCTCACATGTGTAATTGGCAAAGGGAGCACCactcattttagatctaacgtctcttTAGTATATTTTGACCCTCCAAACAGTATATTTTGTTTATTTTAGATCTAACATCTATTTTGACCCTCCAAACAGTATAACGTTGGAGGTGTGTTTTGACCCTCCAAACAGTATATTTTGTTAAGGACACTCTTTAAACAGTATATTTTGTTAAGGACACTCTTTAAATGTTGGAGGTGTGTAGTAGTAGaaggtgttatttgtaaattAAGGATTAAGGACACCCTCTAAACGTTGGAGGTGTTTAGTAGTAGaaggtgttatttgtaaattAAGGACACCCTCCAAACGTTTGAGGTGTGTAGTAGTGAAAGGTGTTATTTATAAATTGAATGATCAACTAGACGTTAAATCTAAAATTTGGGGTGCCCTGAGATCTTCCGGCCTATAGCAGCAACAAAGATGAAATACATGGGGAAGGGAATATGAATCATCCCTGCAAATTCGTGTGTAAACGACCTGAGCAATAGAGCTAATATATCTCTCGCTCacatgttgtcggggaccataattaggggtacccccaagactcctaatctcagctggtaacccccatcagcacaaagctgcaaaggcctgatgggcgcaattaaggtcaaggctcaatccgctcaagggacacgatctcgcctcgcccgagcctagcctcgggcaaaggcagccgaccccggaggattcgcgtctcgcccaagggccctctcaagcaacggacacaccttcggccagcccgaggcccagtcttcgcagagaagcaaccttggccagatcgccacgccaaccgaccgaatcgcaggagcatttaatgcaagggtcgcctgacaccttatcctgacgcgcgctctttagtcgacagagccgaagtgaccgcagtcacttcgccgctccactgaccggcctgacaagaaaacagcgtcgcctgcgtcgctccgactgttgtgccactcgacagagtgaggctgacagcagctaagtccagcctcgggcgccataggaagctctgcctcgcccgaccccagggctcggacacagcctcggctccggaagacgacgaactccgcttcgcccgaccctagggctcggactcagcctcggctccggacgacgacgaactccgccccgcccgaccccagggctcggacacagcctcggctccgtacgacgatggactccgcctcgcccgaccccagggctcggactcaacctcgacctcggaagacgggctccgcctcgcccgacctcaggggtcggactcagcctcgacctcggaagacggattcgacctcgacctcggaggagcctccgcctcacccgacctagggctcggaccgaccacgtcacagggggcgccatcattaccctacccctaactagctcaggctacggggaacaagaccggcgtcccctcTGGtttgccccggtaaacaaataatgatggcgcctcgcgtgctccatgacgacggcgctcagccccttacggaagcaaggagacgtcagcaaggactcgacagccccgacaactatccttccgcagggctccagctctcctccgacgaccacgacatcacatgaacagggtgccaaaacctctccgactgccacgacggcatgtacttagggctctagctcctctctgctagacacgttagcacattgctacacccccattgtacacctggaccctctccttacgcctataaaaggaaggtccagggctctcgtacaagaaggttggccacgcgggaggacgggccgacgcgcaaggctctcccacgcgaacgcttgtaaccccctactgcaagcgcacccgacctgggcgtagggcaacacgaaggccgcgggtttcccctttgcctgtttcttcccccccttcgtgctccgcctcgcgccgacccatctgggctagggcacgcggcgacaatttactcgtcagtccagggaccccccggggtcgaaacgctgacagttggcgcgccaggtaggggcctgctgcgtgttgacgaacagcttcccgtcaagctccagatgggtagtctccagcaacctttccaacccgggacgatgctccgtttcgggagtcttgagttcatgtccctcgacggcagctacgacatgatactccttcctccgccgcgcgacaacgacaatagcggtcgtcagcccgcccgccggcggcggaatcaacgacgtcttccccacgtggcggaagaacagcatccgggtttgtcccgtcacctcccccgccgacggaggaggaggcggggcaaccatgccaagcaggaggcggcacctcgtcggatgtcgagcaagtcgacgacgtcggcgccccagcgggggacacgtcgggcttcgaccttgcgtctgagacgaagacgagcgccgtttccccgcaacacgccaaccccaagcagacgaccgacgccagcacgctcgcgaaggacttgctgggcgtcaccctcgtacctgagacgacggtgcagtccgcccctgacgcgacttcgtcaccacccgtcgaccaagaggtaccgatcgattcccatctcgtgccttttggattcagctccgACCCACCAAgtgacctcgcttcggtggaagccttcaaagaggcatgtaccgaccctccggggtaccatctgCGGTccccctgggacagactgacggccgtctcgacctacggaccctcgggttccgaggaagatgacgagcccgacttttgttgggacttctccgggctcggtaaccccagtgccatgcgggacttcatgaccgcatgtgactactgcctctccgattgttccgatggtagccgtagcttcggcgacgaggactgtggcccaagtcgtgaatgtttccacgtcgatctagggggtcccggtgaaggcaaccatcttggtatgccggaaaacggcgatccccctagtcctgcgcctcgcattgacatccttcgggagctagatgtggtcccagtccctgcggggggtcaggacgcacagctcaagcaaatccgcgagatgcaggccaggctcgacgagggagcaggaacacttgagccgttccggcggaacatcgggcaggaatgggcagaccaagctctggccggagaagcgcgccatctaccccaggtcatccagcaccgcattgccgacgacgtcagggcaaggccgccaccggcttccagtggggtcggccagaacctggctgcagcagcaatactactccgcgcgatgccggaaccatcgaccaccgaagggcggcgcatccagggagagctcaagaatctcctggaggatgccgcggtccgacgggccgaaagctctgcctcccgaaggcaggggcacccctcggagcatcacgccgcgacttcccgattcatgcgggaagcctcagtccacacccggcgcacgcgcaacacggcgcctgcgaccccgggttgcctcggcaatgagcaccaccaccgcaaccgtcgagcccacctcgatgagagggtgcaccgaggctaccaccccaggcgtgggggacgctatgacagcggggaggatcggagtccctcgcccgaaccacccggtccgcaggctttcagccgggccatacgacgggcgccgttctcgacccggttctgATGTCGGGAAAACGGGCG of Zea mays cultivar B73 chromosome 8, Zm-B73-REFERENCE-NAM-5.0, whole genome shotgun sequence contains these proteins:
- the LOC109941986 gene encoding dehydrin DHN4 codes for the protein MAHYQQGRRQQVDEYGNPVPGGHGVQGQQLGESAGGYGVAGTGSYGGQQQAGYGPTGTGTHDAGGYGGSGHPGYGVTGTGVHDAGGPGAYGAATGTRAHGTHGGVTGIQDGAAGLTGGGLHGATGMGTTAGTGAHGATGMLDTGVLGGGGHAATGMPAGHGTRPGATGISGTGGAFPHAAEHKTGDDILRRSGSSSSSSSSSSEDDGMGGRRKKGLKEKIKEKMPEGHREGQATATGAYGGTGYVAGLTTGGPHEKKGVVEKIKEKIPGGHKDYDQHQHTTAATGGGGGYGGTTDTTYGTTTEGTHEKKGFMEKIKEKLLGQH